One Acidobacteriota bacterium genomic window carries:
- the murG gene encoding undecaprenyldiphospho-muramoylpentapeptide beta-N-acetylglucosaminyltransferase, which yields MRIIIAAGGTGGHIYPGIAIAHELKRRDGDAEILFVGTPRGLESKIVPREGFKLEMIQVGALKNVSTGERLKTMFQLPLSFVTALKILRRFKPDVVIGVGGYSAGPTLLMAALSRIPTMIVEPNAMPGFTNRVLARFVDAAALSFDEAKAYCRGKGEVTGNPVRSDFAQIPKKTRGERLHLLIFGGSQGARAINTAMVAALPLLAAKKAQLAITHQTGEKDFEMVKQGYIEAGFSDADVRPFIHDMAKQFANADVLICRSGATTAAEVAAAGKAAIFIPFPFAADDHQRKNAEAFERAGAGRMILQKNLSPEKLAEELLRLIETPAEIDKMEAASRALGRADAAQRTVDLALSVIGH from the coding sequence ATGAGAATCATCATTGCGGCAGGTGGAACCGGCGGGCACATTTATCCGGGCATAGCGATTGCCCATGAATTGAAACGGCGCGATGGCGATGCTGAGATTTTATTCGTTGGAACGCCGCGCGGACTGGAATCGAAAATCGTTCCCCGCGAAGGCTTCAAACTTGAGATGATTCAAGTCGGCGCGTTGAAAAATGTATCAACGGGCGAGCGCCTCAAGACCATGTTTCAATTGCCGCTCAGTTTCGTAACGGCATTAAAGATTTTGCGCCGCTTCAAACCCGATGTGGTCATCGGCGTTGGTGGCTATTCGGCAGGTCCGACACTACTGATGGCGGCGTTGTCGCGCATCCCGACGATGATTGTTGAACCAAACGCCATGCCCGGTTTTACCAATCGCGTGCTGGCGCGCTTCGTTGACGCGGCGGCGCTGTCATTTGACGAAGCGAAAGCTTATTGTCGCGGCAAAGGTGAGGTCACGGGCAATCCTGTGCGCAGCGATTTCGCGCAAATTCCCAAGAAAACGCGCGGTGAACGGCTTCACCTTCTGATTTTTGGCGGCAGTCAAGGGGCGCGCGCCATCAATACGGCGATGGTTGCAGCGTTGCCTTTGCTTGCGGCAAAAAAAGCGCAACTGGCAATTACTCATCAAACCGGCGAAAAGGATTTTGAGATGGTCAAACAGGGCTACATTGAAGCGGGCTTTAGCGATGCCGATGTCCGACCGTTCATTCACGATATGGCGAAACAATTCGCCAATGCCGATGTGTTGATTTGTCGTTCGGGCGCGACCACAGCAGCGGAAGTGGCAGCGGCAGGCAAAGCGGCAATCTTCATTCCCTTCCCGTTTGCCGCCGATGACCATCAACGCAAAAACGCCGAGGCATTTGAACGAGCGGGCGCGGGTCGAATGATTTTGCAAAAAAACCTGTCACCGGAAAAACTCGCTGAAGAATTACTGCGTTTGATTGAAACTCCGGCAGAGATTGATAAGATGGAAGCCGCGAGTCGCGCACTCGGACGCGCGGACGCGGCTCAGCGCACGGTTGATTTAGCTTTATCGGTTATTGGTCATTAG
- a CDS encoding four helix bundle protein, protein MMSTSFENLQVYKLSERLADDIWEIVTQWDLFAKDTVGKQIVKAADSIGANIAEGTGRGSYQDNRRFVRVARGSLYETRHWLRRAYKRHLLNDAQINSLKPIISEVSPKLNAYLRSIGAPSENQ, encoded by the coding sequence ATGATGAGTACCAGCTTTGAAAATTTACAAGTGTATAAATTATCTGAAAGATTGGCTGACGACATTTGGGAAATAGTCACGCAGTGGGATTTATTTGCCAAAGACACGGTAGGCAAACAAATCGTTAAGGCTGCCGACAGCATCGGTGCCAATATTGCCGAAGGAACCGGCAGAGGCAGTTATCAAGATAATCGTCGTTTCGTCAGAGTGGCGCGCGGCTCTTTATACGAAACCAGGCATTGGCTAAGGCGCGCTTATAAACGGCACCTTCTCAACGATGCGCAAATCAACAGCCTCAAGCCAATCATCAGTGAGGTATCGCCAAAACTCAATGCGTATTTACGATCAATTGGCGCGCCTTCTGAAAACCAATGA
- the murC gene encoding UDP-N-acetylmuramate--L-alanine ligase, whose amino-acid sequence MFFRSVRHIHFVGIGGIGMSGIAEVLLALAANFRITGSDAKRSAITERLEKMGATIWEGHSADHITGADVVVTSSAIRQDNPEVVAARQRQIPVIQRAEMLKELMRLYRYGIAIAGTHGKTTTTSMIAHVLHNTELDPTVVVGGRVASLGSNARIGKGEYIVVEADESDGSLLLLTPTITVLTNIDADHLDFFTGGIEQIKKCFTDFTNRVPFYGTNVLCLDDANVQAILPEISRRIVTYGLAAQADVSAWNIQTHKSFGSEFTVRAFGKDLGTMRLKVPGRHNVYNSLAAIAVGLDLNLEFEQIVEALGEFGGAERRFQFKGEAHEILVVDDYGHHPTEIKATLEAARTGGRRVVVLFQPHRYTRTRDLLEDFARSFYGADVLLVTDIYAASEDPIEGITAQTLAEKIERFGHRHVEYIGQLAGAAHKLKEIAQPGDLILTLGAGNVYQAGDELLRILN is encoded by the coding sequence ATGTTTTTTAGAAGCGTCAGACACATTCATTTCGTAGGCATCGGCGGCATCGGGATGAGCGGCATCGCAGAGGTGTTGCTCGCCCTTGCGGCAAATTTTCGCATTACCGGCAGTGACGCCAAACGCTCGGCGATTACCGAGCGATTGGAAAAGATGGGCGCAACTATCTGGGAAGGTCATAGCGCCGACCACATCACAGGCGCGGACGTAGTGGTAACCTCATCAGCGATTCGTCAGGATAATCCTGAAGTCGTCGCTGCACGTCAACGACAGATTCCCGTCATTCAACGCGCAGAGATGTTGAAAGAGTTAATGCGCCTCTATCGTTACGGCATCGCCATTGCCGGAACGCATGGCAAAACCACAACCACGTCGATGATTGCTCACGTGTTGCATAACACCGAACTCGACCCGACGGTGGTGGTCGGCGGTCGCGTCGCCTCGCTTGGCTCGAATGCGCGCATTGGCAAAGGCGAATATATCGTCGTCGAAGCCGATGAATCGGATGGCTCGTTGCTGCTGCTCACACCAACGATTACCGTGCTAACGAATATTGATGCCGACCATCTGGATTTTTTCACCGGCGGCATTGAACAGATAAAAAAATGCTTCACGGATTTTACCAATCGCGTGCCGTTTTACGGGACGAATGTTTTATGTCTCGATGATGCGAATGTGCAGGCGATTTTGCCGGAAATTTCCCGGCGCATCGTCACTTATGGACTCGCGGCACAGGCAGATGTTTCGGCGTGGAATATTCAAACCCATAAAAGTTTCGGTTCCGAATTCACGGTTCGGGCTTTCGGCAAAGACTTAGGCACCATGCGCCTGAAAGTGCCCGGCAGACACAATGTCTACAATTCGCTTGCGGCAATCGCTGTCGGTTTGGATTTGAATCTTGAGTTCGAGCAAATTGTCGAAGCACTCGGTGAATTTGGCGGCGCTGAACGGCGCTTTCAATTTAAAGGCGAAGCCCATGAAATTCTGGTGGTTGATGATTACGGTCATCATCCGACGGAAATCAAAGCGACACTGGAAGCGGCGCGCACCGGCGGTCGCCGTGTCGTAGTGTTATTTCAACCGCATCGTTATACCCGCACCCGCGATTTGCTCGAAGACTTTGCGCGGTCATTTTATGGCGCAGATGTTTTGCTGGTCACGGATATTTATGCCGCCAGCGAAGACCCGATTGAAGGAATTACGGCTCAGACGCTTGCAGAAAAAATTGAGCGTTTTGGGCATAGACACGTCGAGTACATTGGACAACTGGCAGGTGCAGCGCATAAACTAAAGGAAATCGCACAGCCCGGCGATTTAATTCTTACACTTGGCGCTGGCAACGTATATCAAGCAGGAGATGAGTTGCTAAGAATTTTGAATTAG
- a CDS encoding FtsQ-type POTRA domain-containing protein, which translates to MALSQSRTRAQVIAPRTTQKKSKPTAKGFQIDVDYLFDLIKTYAKPIAVIFAFILLFIAYKLFTASRLFEVKQIEVAEASPAVRSDIEIMVRRLIGKSRLMDVDLNTIRQKILTLQRVREAWVARVLPDKIQINVNERQPAVLARRDSGNLVWFDIEGLELGEFFDAKAAASTKEADIHKAPPTVIGLNEGGNLSPIALAENRERIAVYKEIEKALSAKNSLWELINEVDLQNPNYVKVNLVTSTILPASPVNFPVKVILGNDDFRNRFETALQILQAIKDQDTQVLSRSRVQDAERLIENADKISSIDASKPGRTVFSFSSPIIAKEKDAGTSKQVANVQDNPEPAVQKKAEAKTPKKPESAKPVKAQTAKASAKPLKTAVTAANRPTQATKQAPGKKK; encoded by the coding sequence TTGGCATTATCTCAATCCCGGACGCGCGCACAAGTTATTGCGCCGCGTACTACGCAAAAAAAATCAAAACCGACTGCAAAAGGTTTCCAGATTGATGTTGACTATCTCTTTGACCTCATCAAAACCTATGCGAAACCGATTGCCGTAATTTTTGCCTTTATCCTTTTATTTATCGCTTACAAACTTTTCACCGCTTCCCGACTATTTGAGGTCAAACAAATCGAAGTCGCCGAAGCCAGCCCCGCCGTGCGTTCCGATATTGAAATAATGGTGCGGCGTTTGATTGGCAAATCGCGTTTGATGGATGTTGACCTCAACACCATCCGGCAAAAAATTCTCACCCTGCAACGAGTGCGCGAAGCCTGGGTAGCGCGCGTCTTGCCGGATAAAATTCAGATTAACGTAAATGAACGCCAACCCGCGGTATTGGCGCGACGCGATTCCGGTAACCTGGTCTGGTTTGATATTGAGGGTCTGGAACTCGGCGAATTTTTTGACGCCAAAGCTGCCGCGTCAACCAAAGAGGCAGATATTCATAAAGCGCCGCCCACGGTCATTGGACTCAATGAAGGCGGCAATTTATCGCCTATCGCGCTTGCCGAAAATCGCGAACGGATTGCCGTCTATAAAGAAATTGAAAAAGCCCTGAGCGCCAAAAATTCATTGTGGGAATTGATTAATGAAGTGGATTTGCAAAACCCCAATTATGTAAAGGTCAATTTGGTCACCTCGACCATCTTGCCCGCTTCGCCGGTTAATTTTCCCGTTAAAGTCATACTAGGCAATGATGATTTCCGTAACCGCTTTGAAACCGCTTTGCAAATTTTGCAAGCCATCAAAGATCAGGATACTCAGGTTCTCAGCCGTTCCCGCGTACAGGACGCGGAACGGCTCATTGAAAACGCCGATAAAATCAGTTCGATTGATGCGTCCAAGCCCGGACGTACGGTGTTCAGTTTTTCCTCGCCAATCATCGCGAAAGAGAAAGATGCAGGAACATCCAAACAAGTAGCGAATGTTCAGGACAATCCTGAACCGGCAGTTCAGAAGAAAGCCGAAGCTAAAACGCCAAAAAAACCCGAATCCGCGAAACCAGTTAAAGCTCAAACAGCGAAAGCTTCTGCGAAACCTTTGAAGACCGCCGTAACGGCTGCAAATCGCCCGACTCAAGCCACCAAGCAAGCCCCCGGCAAAAAGAAATAA
- the ftsA gene encoding cell division protein FtsA, with the protein MTKGQRHISALDIGTTEVRLVIGEVNDNDELEVTGIGRAPSRGVRKGVVVNIEATADAIKHAVEEAEAMSGVMVERTYANIGGAQLRGVNSRGLIAISRRNREIEEDDVYRVIEQAKAISVPTDREIIDVLPQEFIVDGQDGIGNPVGFLGMRLEAAVHVVTSPITARQNVITAINRAGMEVVDTTINHVACTEATLTNDEKEYGAAVLDIGADITNLTIIYRDAVRHTAVFEMGGNHLTNDIAVGLRTPVPEAEKIKRSEGCAFALLMPEHERGRMVEVPSVGGRPPRMLSRQILCEILQPRAEEIFGLAADEIKRAGFEQQVLSSVVITGGGALMDGTVEMAEQILDLPARHGIPHIIGGLTSDLDSPAYATAIGTLVYGFHKQVNQKGLHSLKESIPRRGNFWSNLFGRFK; encoded by the coding sequence ATGACAAAAGGGCAAAGACATATTTCAGCGTTAGACATCGGCACAACCGAAGTGCGTCTGGTCATCGGTGAAGTAAACGATAATGATGAACTGGAAGTCACAGGGATTGGGCGCGCGCCTTCGCGTGGGGTTCGCAAAGGCGTCGTCGTCAATATTGAGGCGACGGCTGATGCCATCAAACATGCAGTCGAAGAAGCCGAAGCCATGTCCGGCGTAATGGTCGAACGTACTTATGCCAACATCGGCGGCGCGCAGTTACGCGGTGTCAATTCTCGCGGACTCATTGCCATCAGTCGCCGCAATCGCGAAATCGAAGAAGACGATGTTTATCGGGTCATCGAACAGGCAAAAGCCATCAGCGTACCGACCGACCGGGAAATCATTGATGTCTTACCCCAAGAGTTTATCGTTGACGGGCAAGACGGCATCGGCAATCCCGTCGGTTTTCTCGGTATGCGTCTGGAGGCGGCAGTTCATGTGGTCACCTCACCGATTACCGCCAGACAAAATGTCATCACCGCCATCAATCGCGCCGGTATGGAAGTGGTTGACACCACCATCAACCATGTCGCCTGCACGGAAGCCACCTTAACCAATGATGAAAAAGAGTACGGCGCGGCGGTTTTGGACATTGGCGCGGATATTACCAATTTGACCATCATCTATCGCGATGCTGTGCGCCACACTGCGGTCTTTGAAATGGGCGGCAATCATTTAACTAATGATATTGCCGTGGGACTCCGCACGCCTGTGCCGGAGGCAGAAAAAATCAAACGCAGTGAAGGATGCGCCTTTGCGCTGCTGATGCCGGAGCACGAACGCGGGCGCATGGTTGAGGTTCCGTCGGTGGGTGGCAGACCGCCGCGTATGTTGAGCCGGCAAATTCTATGTGAGATTTTGCAGCCACGCGCTGAAGAGATTTTCGGACTGGCGGCAGATGAAATCAAACGCGCGGGGTTCGAGCAACAGGTGTTATCGAGCGTAGTGATAACCGGCGGCGGCGCGTTAATGGATGGCACGGTCGAAATGGCTGAACAGATTTTAGACCTTCCGGCGCGTCACGGCATTCCGCATATTATCGGTGGCTTGACGAGCGACCTGGACAGTCCGGCGTATGCGACGGCGATTGGCACGCTGGTTTATGGGTTTCACAAACAGGTCAACCAAAAAGGGCTGCATTCGCTTAAAGAAAGTATTCCGCGACGCGGCAATTTCTGGAGTAACCTGTTTGGACGATTCAAGTAA
- the ftsZ gene encoding cell division protein FtsZ produces MTGADDKKETKTILFDEMDQPANGAKIKVIGVGGGGGNAVNRMIEAGIEGVEFLVANTDLQALKSSKASIKIQIGEKLTRGLGAGGDPEVGRKSALEDTEKIIEVLEGSDMVFITAGLGGGTGTGAAPILASLASELGALTVAVVTKPFRFEGRRRQRQAEQGLNELRDCVDTVITIPNDRLLGAVSKNTPFLEAFKLADDVLRQGVQGISDIITVPGLINVDFADVKTTMSGMGIALMGTGVSGGDNRATEAMRNAISSPLLEEASIEGAKSVLVNISGGPDMTLFEIYEAMDIIHEAAHEDANIIVGAVVNERMTDEIKITVIATGFDKAATSTVPVSPHTGPLGSGPGSSYSGSKAHQDDPNIPAFIRKKAD; encoded by the coding sequence ATGACAGGAGCAGACGATAAGAAAGAGACCAAAACGATCCTGTTTGATGAAATGGACCAGCCTGCCAACGGAGCCAAGATAAAAGTTATAGGCGTAGGCGGTGGCGGGGGTAATGCAGTTAACCGAATGATCGAAGCCGGCATCGAAGGAGTGGAATTCCTGGTTGCCAATACGGATCTTCAAGCACTGAAAAGTTCCAAGGCTTCCATCAAAATTCAAATCGGTGAAAAACTCACCAGAGGATTGGGCGCCGGTGGCGACCCCGAAGTCGGGCGCAAATCTGCCCTCGAAGATACCGAAAAAATCATCGAGGTGCTCGAAGGCTCAGACATGGTTTTCATCACCGCAGGTCTTGGCGGCGGCACCGGAACCGGAGCCGCACCGATTTTAGCGAGTCTCGCCAGCGAACTGGGCGCTTTGACCGTCGCCGTGGTGACCAAACCTTTCCGCTTTGAAGGGCGTCGGCGTCAGCGTCAAGCCGAACAGGGACTTAATGAATTACGCGATTGCGTGGATACGGTCATTACTATTCCCAATGACCGGTTGCTTGGCGCGGTCTCGAAAAATACTCCCTTTCTCGAAGCCTTCAAACTCGCAGACGACGTCTTGCGTCAAGGTGTACAGGGCATCTCGGACATCATTACCGTGCCGGGGTTGATTAACGTCGATTTTGCCGACGTTAAAACCACCATGTCCGGCATGGGCATCGCGCTGATGGGCACAGGAGTTTCAGGCGGCGATAACCGCGCCACCGAAGCCATGCGCAATGCGATTTCGAGTCCCTTGCTTGAAGAGGCGTCCATCGAAGGCGCGAAGAGTGTGCTGGTTAATATTTCGGGCGGTCCCGATATGACCTTGTTTGAAATTTACGAGGCGATGGACATCATTCACGAAGCTGCACACGAAGATGCCAATATTATTGTCGGCGCGGTGGTGAATGAGCGGATGACGGATGAAATCAAAATCACAGTTATCGCTACGGGTTTTGACAAAGCCGCGACCTCAACGGTTCCCGTATCGCCGCATACCGGGCCGCTTGGCAGTGGACCGGGTTCGAGTTATTCCGGCAGCAAAGCCCATCAGGATGATCCGAACATCCCTGCGTTCATTCGCAAAAAAGCCGATTAG